AATGCTTTCATCTGCAATTTCCTCAGGCGTTCTGGGTTCCTTCCTATTCTGGAAACTTCTATTAACTGCAAAGGTAGAACTGTTAATGCATAATCATCATCGCTCAAACGCTATTTATTGCATTAAGCAAATTTTGTGGGTCgaaaaattttgtttctttttaagaTACCCTCTTAAGGTTTTACTCCCTGatttttcctttatttcaaCTCTCAACATTGGACAACTACAAGACCAAATCATTTTGAAGTCTTGAGTTCATTCTTGACTTGGCAAGgttgatttttttatgatatacgGTTATTTAAGAATTGGTTTGACCCCGATGTTTCTGTCATTAATTTATTTAGCTATGTTGCAGTACTTTCCTTTCTAATATGGAACAAAAGAAAGATTTTATGTTCcgcaaataattatttattactgtTACTTTCTTATCTTTCCCCTTCTGTATTCAAATCAAACAGTGTGGTGGGGCTAGCGTCAGGATTCCGTCTGTGGGCTCTGAAAGGTGGTTCGCACTTCACAGTTAGCACTATGCTTTTGTCGGATGCAACAACAATAATGgctaattttattataagagTGCTTCTTTACATGAGTTCATCATGCCTCTGCATGAGTTATACCGTGTGAATTAAGGAGACTTGATCCCAAAAGAGATGAACAACAACACTTGTGCAGCTGATCAATCTTATACGTAAGTTCAATATCATGTTTTTGTTAATCCCGTTTTGTTTGATCTTTGTTGTGTTTCTGTGACTTGCTTCCTCATTTGTTTTAATCCTACCTTTGTGGCAGTTCCAACAATGATTTGTTTGAGCTGGTTTGGGAAAAGGGCCAGATTTCAATGCAGGGTCAATCATTTAGAGCTCGAAAGAGCCCAAATTGTAGAACTTTGCCATCTCATTGCTTACCATCTCACACTCCTCTAGGAGGATATGCTAAGGATAATAATACTACCATCACAAGGATGGGGAAGTGTGGCAGTTTAGGACCTGAAttaaatgaaatcaaaaggGTATTCCCTTCGGGTGAAGTGTattttggtgaagaagaagaagatgaagacatGGTGATGCCTTGGTTGAATTATGGAATGGATGACTCTTTGCAACATGGATATAGTTCTGAGTTTTTCAATGAACTATGCGGGGTCACCATGAATGAGCCGTCAGCATCAAatggtttttctttgttagaCAGAAGAAATAGTTGTAGTAAGGTATTTAGGGACACTCATAAAAACACTCCATTTGCATCTGTTAGATCCAAGATAGTGGATATAGctgaaaataatacaaataatgttCCATCTCCCTCAAGTGGTTTTTCTGGCTTAAAGATGGAGAAGCAAGGCTCAGTTGCGTGTAGCAATAGTTCCACCATGATGAATTTTTCCCACTTTGCAAAGCCTGTTGCTATTGTCAAAGCTAACCTTGAGAACATTGGTTTGGCATCAAGATCAGGAAGTGTGGGAATAAAGATAAAAGGTGTTGCTGCAACTGTTGCGACAAATCCTGCTGAATCAACAAAAGTTGAATTATTCGGAGAGTTTTCAAAAAAAGCAGGCACACAAAGTCATCAGGTTACGGAGCCAAAACCTCTTGAGCAGGATGGTGCCGTTTCAACGAAGTGTGATCCTTCTTGCAAAGATGTCTGCAGGATTGATGACACTTCAAACCTAGTCGTTGGAGAAAGTGTGAACAAAGGAAAGGAAgctgttgaaaaaaatgtagagCCAGCTGTAGTCTCCTCCTCTGTTTGCTCTGGCAATGGTGCAGAAAGGGGTTCTAAGGAtccaaatcaaaatttgaagagaaaaagtataGACACCGACGACTTTGAGAGCCAAAGTGAAGTTAGTTTCTTAGAATTACGATGTTTGTTATGTTAGTATTactttgttatttgttttatggTGTTCTACTATATtaactttcttttcatttaagGATGTTGAGGAAGAATCAGTTGGTGTAGAAAAGGAGGTTCCTGCACCACAAATTGGAGCCAAGAGACACCGTTCAGCTGAAGTGCATAATCTATCTGAAAGGGTGTGCAAGACTATTTACTGTTTGTGTTCAGTTAATTAATTTCTTACCAATGTTCCTTATTAAGTGTTTGTTAATTATATTGTTTCTGATGTATATGATAATAAAACTTTGGGCCTTGTTTATGCAGAGAAGAAGAGACAGGATCAATGAGAAGATGCGTGCATTACAAGAACTAGTACCAAATTGCAATAATGTTGAACTTAACTTTCTCATTTTTGCTTGATACACATAGGAAAGCTTTTTGACACTATACTATGTTTTATCTATCACCATGGATTTTAGCTTTAATTGGATGTGtcattgtttgttttatttgatgGAATGGACAATGTTATTATCAAAGCATTGGAGCTTCTTGAAGagctattaaaaaatataaccttGAAAGCAAATTTTAAGACAAAGCCACTATTTTAAGACATATATCTTATGTATCTTGATATTTCCACAATAATTTCAACTGGGTCATTTTGTCTAAAAATAGTTGCTTTGTGTTAATATTGATGATTTGTTGCACATCGTTGAAGTAACTAAGCCTTTTCACTTATAGAAAACCTTTTGATGATTTGTTTTAAACATCACAAAGTTAAGTAAGTTCTTATTTTATACTCGATATCTTGTTTATCATGATTTTTCTGATTTCATGTGTATTAGGCGGATAAAGCTTCGATGTTGGATGAGGCGATAGAGTATCTCAAAACACTTCAACTCCAACTTCAAGTACCCTTTCTTCCATCAATcctttgaattttaattgatgAAATCATGTATGATTCATTGAAAGTTTCGATTGTTTCGTATGTTTTTGCATAGGTAATGTCAATGGGAACTGGTTTATGCATGCCTGCTATGATGTTACCTCCTGGAATACAACACATGCACGCAGCACATATGGGTCCTTTTTGTCCTATAGGTGTTGGCATGCAAATGAGGTTAAGAGTGGGTTGTGGCATGGGCATGATTGATGGTAATGATGAGACTTCTGGATTTCCAATGGCTCATGTGGCCCAAATGCAAGGAGCAAAACTTCCCATTGCACATGCACCTGGTTCCACTGCTTTACATGGAATGCCAAATGGCCAAGTGTTTGGGGTTCTTAGTCAGGGTCACCACATGCCAATGCCACATGCTCCCATATTTTCATTTCCAGG
This sequence is a window from Vigna angularis cultivar LongXiaoDou No.4 chromosome 2, ASM1680809v1, whole genome shotgun sequence. Protein-coding genes within it:
- the LOC108328010 gene encoding transcription factor PIF3, which produces MNNNTCAADQSYTSNNDLFELVWEKGQISMQGQSFRARKSPNCRTLPSHCLPSHTPLGGYAKDNNTTITRMGKCGSLGPELNEIKRVFPSGEVYFGEEEEDEDMVMPWLNYGMDDSLQHGYSSEFFNELCGVTMNEPSASNGFSLLDRRNSCSKVFRDTHKNTPFASVRSKIVDIAENNTNNVPSPSSGFSGLKMEKQGSVACSNSSTMMNFSHFAKPVAIVKANLENIGLASRSGSVGIKIKGVAATVATNPAESTKVELFGEFSKKAGTQSHQVTEPKPLEQDGAVSTKCDPSCKDVCRIDDTSNLVVGESVNKGKEAVEKNVEPAVVSSSVCSGNGAERGSKDPNQNLKRKSIDTDDFESQSEDVEEESVGVEKEVPAPQIGAKRHRSAEVHNLSERRRRDRINEKMRALQELVPNCNNADKASMLDEAIEYLKTLQLQLQVMSMGTGLCMPAMMLPPGIQHMHAAHMGPFCPIGVGMQMRLRVGCGMGMIDGNDETSGFPMAHVAQMQGAKLPIAHAPGSTALHGMPNGQVFGVLSQGHHMPMPHAPIFSFPGESFMEPSTLGLNACGTALTENVGSVSACNLKDPMPHVNSQHAQNTNIPDVNTRL